The sequence GAGCGACCGAGTCAGGAGGCCCAGACCGGTGAGAGCGGCTGAGGGCGCGATCGGACGGGTGTTTGTGATTCGCCTTGAGGACGGCGATGTGGTGCCCGAGTGCATCGAACGCTTCGCTGAGGCGAAAGGGATCAGGGTCGGCCACGTGGTCCTCATCGGCGGGCTTGGCGGCGGGCAGGTGGTCGTGGGGCCGCGGCGGTCCGATGCGACGCCGCCCGAGCCGATGCTGCTGCCGGTGGACGGGGCGCACGAGGTCGCGGCCGTCGGCGTCCTGGCGCC comes from Planctomycetota bacterium and encodes:
- a CDS encoding DNA-binding protein encodes the protein MRAAEGAIGRVFVIRLEDGDVVPECIERFAEAKGIRVGHVVLIGGLGGGQVVVGPRRSDATPPEPMLLPVDGAHEVAAVGVLAPNEMGRPVLHIHGALGRSGVTLTGCLRPGVTTWLVGEAILYEILGTAAARVRDAASGFALLEPGD